The DNA segment TCTAAAATTAATCAGAGTCTAGTTGAATATTTTTAAACGATCCATCTTTATTTACCTATAATAGAATTATGGGAAATAAAATTCAACCGGAGCCATCAAGATTAGGGCGGAGCTGGAATTATGGATATATAGCGGACAGAATAAAAACGAATTATCGTTAACGACACAACTTAAACTATGATGTTAAAGGACGCTTAATAATTTGAATTAAATTTATTCGACAGGGAGGGCAGATTAGAAATGAACATATCGGATTCGTTAAGCCTATCTAAAAACATGAAGGAAGAGGTAGCCAGGGACCTGTTTGCGCTTGGAGGCTTACCCTTTTATCTTCTGGTCTTAGTCAGGGCCACAATTGGAAATTATCACACCTTTCTCTATCAGGTAGTGATTGCGCTACCGGTTATGTTCCTGATGTCAAAGTTCGTCAAAAACTCAAACCTGCACATCGCCAGAGGTCTTATTCTGGTTGTTTTCACATCGATTTTCTACGAGGCATTGTCATTTACGATTTTTTCGATTTTAGTATGGGTTTTTATGATACTTTCGCTGATCTATCTGAAAGTAGATACGAAAGAAATTATAAAGGGAGTAGCGTTAGGTGTCGTGAGTGTAGTGATAAGCTACTCGCTCACGCTGTTAATTATTCCAGCTTAAATTGACCGGCCCGGCTTCTTTTTTTCAAAATAGCGCTGTATGATAAATTCTTAAAGTTGTGCTTTGTACTACTATCTGACATATGTTTTTCAACTTTTCCGGCACGTAAATATTATTTCCTATATAAATCAGTACCTTACAGAAGTGCTTCCATATGGCATCCATCTTGCAATTTATAAAATATAAGAATAGTTGATACAAATATATTTGGGGAGGTATTTGCATGAGTATCGGACACATGTGCCGGACAGAGGTAGTAACGGTCAAGCCCGGAACTACGGTGAGTGAAGTAACCAGAATTATGGAAGAGAATAACGTTGGGTGCGTTCTTGTAAACGACGGTGAGGATAAATTCGGAATCGTGACGGACAGGGATATAGCTCTCAGGGTAGTCAACAGGTGTCTCGACCCGGTCAGGACTCCCGTAGATGACGTTATGACGAAAGATATCGTGCTTACCCTCAGGGAGGATATGGGCCTTCTCGAAGCCCTCGATCAGATTAGAAAAAGCGCGGTCAGGAGGTTTCCCGTAGTAGATGTGGACGGGAGGCTCAAAGGCATAATTACTCTTGACGATATCGTAAGGCTTCTTAGCAGGGAAATGGCTGATGTCGCCGACGTTATAGAGAACGAGGGACCGGTTTTTTAGTTAAGCGGTGTTGTAAAGCCGGACCGCACTCGTCATAACAGGTCTTCTATTATTACAGATGCAGCCGATGCATTGCGAGGTGTAGGAACCTTTAATATTTACCTGGCCAATATTCAACAGTTAAACTGAGTTCCTGTCTAGTATTTTGCAAATCTTTTATTACATCCCCTCTTGAATATCCAGGATTGGCCTCTAATTTCCGGCCAATTCCGAGCATTGATGAACTTTCCCTAAATGGTATGAAT comes from the Deltaproteobacteria bacterium genome and includes:
- a CDS encoding CBS domain-containing protein, whose translation is MSIGHMCRTEVVTVKPGTTVSEVTRIMEENNVGCVLVNDGEDKFGIVTDRDIALRVVNRCLDPVRTPVDDVMTKDIVLTLREDMGLLEALDQIRKSAVRRFPVVDVDGRLKGIITLDDIVRLLSREMADVADVIENEGPVF